GCGAGCTTGAAGACTTGTTAACTTCCGTTACACATAAAAATTATAAATTTTCTAAAGATGAAATAATAACGTCATCTCGGAATGAAGTACGCGGACTGTATATTCTAATGCTGGGAAGTGTAAGAGGCGAAATGGTTGATTTTTCAGGAAAAGTAATCAAAATTGAAGATATTGAAAGTCCGAGAATGTTGGCACCTGCTTTCTTATTTGGTAAAAATAATAACTATCCTGTTGATATTATTGCAAACAATAATACAGAATTTATCTATTTTCACAGAAGTTCATTTTTAAAACTTTTACAACTTAACCAAACAGTATTAATGAATTATCTGAATATAATTTCTGACAGAGCCCAATTTTTATCAACCAAGATTAGATTTTTATCATTTCAAACCATTAAAGGGAAGTTTGCACACTACATTATTAACTTAATAAACGAAAATAACAAGGAAGATATAATTTTACCGTTATCACAATCAAAACTTGCAGATTTATTCGGTGTTACTCGTCCGGCACTCGGAAGGGTAATTCGCGAATTACACAATAATAAAATAATTATTGCCGAAAATAAAAGGATTAAAATACTTAATAAATCTCAATTAGTTGAGTTGATGAAATAAATTATTGATCTCTCTGCCGCTACTAATATTATTTTATATCCCCTTAACGGAAGAAGAAATTTTATAATTATTTAGTTTCTTAATCTTCAAGATTATTAATTTTCCTCATATTCAAACTCATATTCAGCAACATTTACATTTCCCTTATTCAACAAAACTCTTGAGTTCTTAATATACAATTTCATCTTTTCATAATCAACAGAACTTTTAAAAAA
The genomic region above belongs to Bacteroidales bacterium and contains:
- a CDS encoding Crp/Fnr family transcriptional regulator; the protein is MNHTIINCELFRGINISELEDLLTSVTHKNYKFSKDEIITSSRNEVRGLYILMLGSVRGEMVDFSGKVIKIEDIESPRMLAPAFLFGKNNNYPVDIIANNNTEFIYFHRSSFLKLLQLNQTVLMNYLNIISDRAQFLSTKIRFLSFQTIKGKFAHYIINLINENNKEDIILPLSQSKLADLFGVTRPALGRVIRELHNNKIIIAENKRIKILNKSQLVELMK